From the Eschrichtius robustus isolate mEscRob2 chromosome 3, mEscRob2.pri, whole genome shotgun sequence genome, the window GAGACCTTGGTGAGAGAGTTTGTCTTCCTTGGCTTCTCATCTCTGGCTGGGCTGCAGCGGCTGTTGTTCATTGTCTTTCTGCTCATCTACCTGTTCACCCTGGGCACAAATGCCATCATCATTTCCACTATTGTCCTGGACAGAGCCCTCCATACTCCTATGTACTTCTTCCTTGCTGTACTCTCCTGTTTTGAGACTTGTTACACCTTCATCCTTGTACCCAAGATGCTCGTTGACCTGCTGGCCCAGAAGAAGACCATCTCCTTCTTGGGCTGTTCTATCCAgatgttttccttcctcttcctagGTTGCTCTCACTCCTTCCTGCTGGCAGTCATGGGTTATGATCGCTATGTGGCCATCTGTAACCCTCTGCGTTACACAGTGCTCATGGGttatggggtgtgtgtgggaCTTGTGACTGCTGCCTGTGCCTGTGGCTTCACTGTCTCACTGGTCACCACCTCCCTGGTATTTCACTTGCCTTTCCACTCCTCCAACCAACTACACCACTTCTTCTGTGACATTTCTCCTGTTCTCAAGCTGGCATCTCATCACTCTCACCTCAGTCAGTTGGTCATATTCATGCTTGCTGTGTTTGCCTTGATTATTCCACTGTTACTTATCCTGGTTTCCTATATCCGTATCATCTCTGCCATTCTAAAAATCCCATCCTCTGTTGGAAGATACAAAGCCTTCTCTACTTGTGCCTCCCATCTCATTGTGGTAACTGTTCATTATGGTTGTGCCTCTTTCATCTACTTAAGGCCCAAATCCCATTACTCTTCAAGTCAAGACACCCTAATATCTGTGTCTTATACCATCCTCACTCCATTGTTCAATCCAATGGTTTACAGTCTGAGGAATAAGGAATTCAAATCAGCCGTTCGAAGAACAATGGTCCAGACTTCATATCCTGTTAATTAAAGAGCCAGTTATTAACTGTTCAGTTAATTGTATGCCTTTTATGTGCCAAGTAAAATGTGTGctgtcaaatattttctcatttaaatgtaGAACGTGCTGTAATGTAAAGACATTTTTCATATGAAGAGAATGAGGTTCAAAGAAGATAAGACATTCTGCCTTTCTGCCATGAGTAATGCTCTAAGAAGGCTATGTAGACATGTGAAAAGATTACTCATTTCTAGAATAAATTTCATCACATTTTACTGCTGTAAAGATTTAttattcaaaaacaaataaatccaTTGATGAGAGCAAAGATGCACCAAAGCTGTCTAGTTCAAAGGAACAGAAGAATATATGACTATCTATTCCTACCCCTCCTGATATTAGTTCTTCCTTTCCAGAAGACAACAGGCAACCTTGGTCCCCTCCATTCTACAGCAAACTTTAGTGTCCCTTTTTGGTCCTTTGTTCCACCCCCCACCAAATCTACATATTGAAATGGCTTTGCCTTTATTTGGGATTGTTTTGTCCTTCCCTTGTTTGAGACTGGAACCTTATTATGGAGTTTCCTTCCTATATACGTATGTCCTTCTAATATTATCCTGTCATAGGACCCAAATTCATTCCCTGAATATCATACTTATTTATTCTCTTCAAGGCAGCTGCTAACATGGAATAATTGCTGAAGTATCTCAAGTAATCTAGCAAAGGGGTAGAGTTAATATTAATAGGGTGAAGAGCAAGACTTCCCTAATGTCCAGAAAATCCATGGAAAAGTTCTTCAGTGACTCCTCTTTCCATAGAGGATGAAGGCAAAGATTTATCACCTAGTCCCCACCACCTCTGTGGTGTTATTATTTCTAACATTATTATTATCCATTTCTCATATGTGCCTTGTTGTGACCTCTGAAGCTAATTCACTATTTGCTGGTCCTCAAAGTAACACGATTCTGTAGTCTGCCATGTATTCTCACGTGCTGCTTCTTCTctggaagaaaaatttaaaaaaaagagttgtgaAGTCACGTTCAGGTGTGTGGCTGCCTACATGGATGAGCTGACATTCACCAAGACAGGACATGAAGGTGGCTGAGCAAGCTTGGCAGCAGAAGATGGCAGAAAAAGCAAGGTTATTCATAGCACAAACTTCTCTTTAGTTCCAGGCACGGTACCAGGAACAGGGTCGACAAGATTGCTTTTAATATAATGAATCTGAATTTCCTGAAGTCACAGATTTTATATTAAACACAAGCTCGTCAACATGGTTTGGTTTTCTTCAATATTCTTTATTGAAACTATTCTGAGATATAAAGGAATTTTTCCTTCAGGAGAAGGCTGGGAAGTCAAACACAACAAGATCcccaaattctattttatttccatgGGAGTAATTTTGCTTAGCCCTTTTCAACAGCTGTGCTCTCCTTGACCAAATCTGTTTAGTCATTACACCAAATTATGTCTTTGTTCACAAAGGGATGGAGTGAGGTAACATGAAGACATCTGTATAAATCCAATCTTAATACTAATAACATCACTCAAAGGATAAACCATACATTTGGATTCCTGTAAAGAAAGGCACTTCCACAAATTTCTATTGCAGACAACATGGAATTAAAAGTCTAAAACTTACTTGGCATAAACTTAAATATTTCTGAGCTCTAACAGAAAGTCTTACAGTCTTATAGTGACATTCTTAAGATCTTTACCCTGAGGCAATAATTTCCAGAAGCACCTTGAATTTAATCTTTCCCTTGAAGCCATTTCTAACTTTCAGAATCTTTGCTGGGAGAGATTGGGGATAGGATGGGAAAAGCTTTATTTTCAAACCTAGGAAGTTCTGGATTCTTTATAGTTCTTCTAAATTCTTCCCAGAAGCTTAACGACAccttattttgttcatttctttcttctcataTGTTATGATTGATCAGCACTTTCTATAATCTTCCTAGAAATTTCTCATGAGTTTAATAAATGATTTTTCTGTGTTCCAGGCTATAGTAATGCAAACTTTCCAAGAAAGCACGTAAATGCCCCCTTTTATCAAACTATAATAACAGCTTCCTCTCTGTCCTTCAAATGCTTACCAACAGTGGCCTCAAGGCTCTTACACCTTTCAGTGACAGATTCCTTAAGGCTTTACAGATTTTCCTACCATCAGGTTCAAACTCAAtgccatatttttaaagttttaattataATAGCACCCTGACTTTAGATACCAAATTCTGTTCTAGTTATTTACTTCCATTTAGCAAACTACCCTGTAGTTTAGCTAAGATAACAACAGTTATTTATCTTACACACAAATCCACAATTTTGGCAAGGCTTCATGGGACAGCTTGTATCTACTTTTTGTGGGGTCACCTTAGTTGACCCAACTAGGGCTGAAGGGCCATTTACAAAATTGGTCACTTATGTGGCTCGTTAATTCATGTTAAATGTTGGCTGTGTGCAAATCTGGggctattggggcttccctggtggcgcagtggttgagaatctgcctgccaatgcaggggacacgggtttgagccctggtctgggaagattccatgtgccgcagagcagctgggcctgtgagccacagctactgagcctgtgcgtctggagcccgtgctcctcaacgggagaggtcgcgacagtgagaggcccgtgcaccgtgatgaagagtggcccccacttgtcgcaactagagaaagccctcgcacagaaacgaagacccaacgcagtcaaaaataaataaattaaaaaaaaaaaaaaaaaaaaaagactggaaaccataaaacttccagaaaaaaataCAGGTAGAACATGTTTTGACagaaatcgtagcaatatttttttttggatctgtctcctatagcaaaagaa encodes:
- the LOC137761359 gene encoding olfactory receptor 10K1; this encodes MEWVNETLVREFVFLGFSSLAGLQRLLFIVFLLIYLFTLGTNAIIISTIVLDRALHTPMYFFLAVLSCFETCYTFILVPKMLVDLLAQKKTISFLGCSIQMFSFLFLGCSHSFLLAVMGYDRYVAICNPLRYTVLMGYGVCVGLVTAACACGFTVSLVTTSLVFHLPFHSSNQLHHFFCDISPVLKLASHHSHLSQLVIFMLAVFALIIPLLLILVSYIRIISAILKIPSSVGRYKAFSTCASHLIVVTVHYGCASFIYLRPKSHYSSSQDTLISVSYTILTPLFNPMVYSLRNKEFKSAVRRTMVQTSYPVN